Proteins from one Ananas comosus cultivar F153 linkage group 5, ASM154086v1, whole genome shotgun sequence genomic window:
- the LOC109709938 gene encoding 19.0 kDa class II heat shock protein-like yields the protein MEVMMGFEDPMLFSTLQQLMDIPEEVEKAFNAPTRAYVRDRKAMANTPMDVKELPSGKLVLTVDMPGVNPSDVKVQVEEGNVLVISGERRREKEEKGAAEGEEKDKDKEKEGGKYLRMERRMGKFMRKFPLPQNANLDSISASYKDGVLTVTVERMPPPEPKKPKSIEVKVN from the coding sequence ATGGAGGTGATGATGGGCTTCGAGGACCCGATGCTCTTCTCGACGCTGCAGCAACTGATGGACATCCCGGAGGAGGTGGAGAAGGCCTTCAACGCGCCGACGCGCGCGTACGTGCGCGATCGCAAGGCCATGGCGAACACCCCCATGGACGTGAAGGAGCTCCCCTCGGGGAAGCTGGTGCTCACCGTGGACATGCCCGGGGTGAACCCGAGCGACGTCAAGGTGCAGGTGGAGGAGGGCAACGTGCTCGTGATAAgcggggagaggaggagggagaaggaggagaagggcgcggcggagggagaggagaaggaCAAGGACAAGGAGAAAGAAGGAGGCAAGTACCTGCGGATGGAGAGGAGGATGGGGAAGTTCATGCGCAAGTTCCCGCTTCCGCAGAACGCGAATTTGGACTCCATATCGGCGTCGTACAAGGACGGGGTGCTCACCGTCACCGTCGAGAGGATGCCCCCGCCGGAGCCGAAGAAGCCGAAGAGCATCGAGGTCAAGGtcaactga
- the LOC109711001 gene encoding uncharacterized protein LOC109711001, with amino-acid sequence MLRGLDYLSSSFSSRYPFLRRLLSSGASSSSASPPPELALETQQPEVPPSTAIAAMDLETGERSPPPAVAGRREDGSDARRVAKLVQPVALAAAAGSLVLFVNAPQAADGHRPELHAAYLAFVCLGLFTSLGLSMHAVVRSGDPAVVAALHKRLLLLAIAFVLCAAVVRFSLVLPGAVPLQVVT; translated from the exons ATGCTTAGGGGCCTCGACTACCTCTCATCCTCCTTCTCGTCCCGGTACCCCTTCCTCCGGCGCCTCCTCAGCTCCGGCGCCTCCTCGTCCTCCGCATCCCCGCCGCCCGAACTGGCGCTCGAAACGCAGCAGCCGGAGGTGCCTCCGTCGACCGCGATCGCCGCGATGGACTTGGAGACCGGCGAACGCTCCCCGCCGCCGGCGGTCGCCGGCCGGCGGGAGGATGGCTCGGACGCGAGGCGGGTGGCGAAGCTGGTGCAGCCCGTGGcgctggcggcggcggccgggtcGCTGGTGCTCTTCGTCAACGCCCCGCAGGCGGCGGACGGCCACCGCCCCGAACTCCACGCCGCCTACCTCGCCTTCGTCTGCCTGGGGCTGTTCACCAGCCTCGGCCTCTCCATGCACGCCGTCGTGCGCTCGGGGGACCCGGCCGTCGTCGCGGCGCTGCACAAGCGGCTCCTGCTGCTGGCCATCGCCTTCGTGCTCTGCGCCGCCGTCGTCCGCTTCTCCCTCGTCCTCCCCGGCGCCGTCCCCCTGCA GGTTGTAACGTAA
- the LOC109710793 gene encoding protein Jade-1-like, with translation MESATTVHDLPPSKRFKLLHSFDPHIQNPKSLPAKKRADLRDGTNPICLPAKKRVWAPLPLSPIKTPPQVAAVVVEEKPIKEEAAEAVVVAEEAVVVEEEDDDDGVICAVCRSTDGDPSDPIVFCDGCDLMVHALCYGNPLARSIPEGDWFCLRCDETKTKTKTKNAMESTTNCCLCSAEGGAVKPTVDGEWAHITCSLLVPEVFFHDPEGRDRIDCSRVPERRWRKRCYVCGSGRGCAIECSEPKCELGFHVSCGLDEGLCIEYKEGKRGAVVAGFCGDHTKLWEKQQLTGKFRIVAREDAPKRKARA, from the exons ATGGAGAGCGCCACCACCGTCCACGACTTGCCCCCTTCCAAGAGATTCAAGCTCCTCCATTCTTTCGACCCCCAcatccaaaaccctaaatccctTCCCGCCAAGAAGCGCGCCGATCTCCGCGACGGCACCAACCCCATCTGCCTCCCCGCCAAGAAGAGGGTTTGggctcccctccccctctcccccatCAAAACCCCACCACAAGTAGCAGCAGTAGTAGTAGAAGAGAAGCCCATCAAAGAAGAAGCGGCAGAAGCAGTAGTAGTAGCAGAAGAAGCAGTagtagtagaagaagaagacgacgatgaTGGGGTCATCTGCGCCGTGTGCAGGAGCACCGACGGCGATCCCTCGGACCCCATCGTCTTCTGCGACGGCTGCGATCTCATGGTCCACGCCCTCTGCTACGGCAACCCTCTAGCCCGGTCCATCCCTGAAGGAGATTGGTTCTGCTTACGCTGCGATGAGAcaaagacgaagacgaagacgaagaatGCTATGGAGAGCACCACCAACTGTTGCTTGTGCTCCGCAGAAGGTGGTGCGGTGAAGCCCACCGTTGACGGCGAGTGGGCGCACATAACGTGTTCGCTCCTCGTCCCCGAAGTGTTCTTCCACGACCCCGAGGGCCGGGACCGCATCGATTGTTCGAGAGTCCCGGAGCGAAGGTGGAGGAAGCGTTGCTATGTCTGCGGATCCGGTCGCGGATGTGCGATCGAGTGCTCGGAGCCCAAGTGTGAGCTTGGTTTCCATGTTTCTTGTGGGCTCGACGAGGGGTTGTGCATCGAGTATAAGGAAGGGAAGCGAGGGGCTGTTGTTGCTGGGTTCTGCGGAGACCATACCAAGCTATGGGAGAAG CAACAATTGACTGGAAAGTTCAGGATTGTGGCCAGGGAGGATGCCCCAAAGAGAAAAGCTAGGGCTTGA
- the LOC109710651 gene encoding aminopeptidase M1-like, which translates to MGNLYGKLMHCKQLLDGHLFEGFLRKVRRWTMAEEQNVEQFKGQARLPKFAAPKRYDLFLKPDLASCTFSGSVRIALDVVGHTRFLVLNAADLAVNEGSVWFRSSSSSEEIRPAEIVAVEGDEILIIRFDRLLPRGEGVLGIGFQGTLNDKMKGFYRSTYEHKGEKKNMAVTQFEPVDARRCFPCWDEPVCKATFKITLEVPSELVALSNMPVVEEKPDGPSRIVSFEESPIMSTYLVAIVVGLFDYVEASTSDGTKVRVYCQVGKSSQGKFALDVAVKTLDLYKKYFAVPYPLPKLDMVAIPDFAAGAMENYGLVTYREKALLFDDRHSAASNKQQVAIVVAHELAHQWFGNLVTMEWWTHLWLNEGFATWVSYLAADSLFPEWNVWTQFLDETTTGFRLDALAESHPIEVDINHASEIDEIFDAISYKKGASVIRMLQSYLGAECFQKALASYIKKFAYSNAKTEDLWTVLEKESGEPVKKLMHSWTKQKGYPVLSVRVRDGNLEFEQTQFLSSGSSGVGQWIVPITLCCCSYKSQEKFLLETKSDKMNLTKLCDSFDSGKGGKFWIKVNVNQTGFYRVNYDDELASKLQYAIESHQLTATDRFGVLDDSFALSMACKQTLSSLLSLMAAYKEESEYTLLSHIITTSYKVVDVVADAAPELVDDIKTFFISLLQYPAEKLGWDPKDGESHLDAMLRGEILTALAEFGHDITINEAVKRFHAFMEDRDTSFLPPDTRKAAYVALMKTVNNSNKVGYESLLRIYRETDLSQEKARILSALASSPDPSVVLEALNFLLSSEVRNQDAVYGLAGISREGRDIAWMWLKENWEHISKTCGSGFLITRFISSIVSPFSSDEKGDEIENFFATRSKPSISRTLKQSIERVRVNAKWVKSIQSETSLGEVVEELAYRVY; encoded by the exons ATGGGTAATCTTTATGGCAAGCTCATGCACTGCAAGCAACTACTTGATGGGCATCTGTTTGAG GGGTTCCTGAGGAAGGTACGGCGCTGGACAATGGCGGAGGAGCAAAACGTCGAACAGTTTAAGGGCCAAGCACGCCTCCCCAAATTCGCTGCCCCAAAGCGCTACGACCTTTTCCTCAAACCCGATCTCGCCTCGTGCACATTCTCCGGATCCGTACGCATCGCCCTCGACGTCGTCGGCCACACCCGGTTCCTCGTCCTCAACGCCGCCGACTTGGCCGTGAACGAGGGCTCCGTGTGGTTCCGGAGCTCTTCTTCCTCCGAG GAGATTCGCCCCGCAGAGATTGTTGCTGTGGAAGGAGATGAGATTCTGATCATTAGGTTCGATAGACTTCTTCCTCGAGGGGAGGGGGTTTTGGGGATTGGGTTTCAAGGGACGTTGAATGATAAGATGAAGGGCTTCTATAGAAG TACTTATGAACACAAGGGGGAGAAGAAGAACATGGCGGTTACTCAGTTCGAGCCTGTGGACGCTCGCCGCTGTTTCCCTTGCTGGGACGAACCCGTTTGCAAG GCTACATTCAAAATAACGCTGGAAGTTCCCTCTGAGCTGGTCGCGCTGTCAAATATGCCAGTCGTCGAAGAAAAGCCCGATGGTCCTAGCAGGATTGTCTCATTTGAAGAATCACCGATTATGTCGACTTACTTGGTAGCTATTGTTGTTGGCTTATTTGACTACGTGGAAGCTTCGACATCGGATG GGACGAAGGTTCGTGTCTACTGTCAAGTTGGCAAGAGTAGCCAAGGAAAATTCGCCTTGGATGTTGCAGTGAAGACGCTGGATCTGTACAAGAA GTACTTTGCTGTACCTTACCCGCTTCCCAAACTGGACATGGTTGCTATTCCCGATTTTGCTGCTGGAGCTATGGAGAATTATGGTTTAGTCACTTACCGAGAAAAAGCTTTGCTGTTTGATGATCGTCACTCAGCAGCCTCAAATAAACAACAG GTGGCAATTGTTGTGGCACATGAATTGGCTCATCAGTGGTTTGGAAATCTTGTGACAATGGAATGGTGGACCCACTTATGGCTTAATGAAGGTTTTGCAACTTGG GTGAGTTATTTAGCCGCAGATTCCTTATTTCCTGAATGGAATGTTTGGACACAATTTCTAGATGAGACTACCACGGGATTCAGGTTGGATGCACTTGCAGAATCACATCCTATTGAG gTTGATATAAATCATGCCAGCgaaattgatgaaatttttgatgCAATAAGCTACAAAAAAGGAGCTTCTGTTATTCGTATGCTGCAAAGTTACCTTGGTGCTGAATGCTTTCAG AAAGCGCTAGCTTCGTACATCAAAAAATTCGCCTATTCGAATGCGAAAACTGAAGATTTGTGGACTGTTCTTGAAAAGGAATCTGGTGAACCAGTGAAAAAGTTGATGCACTCATGGACAAAGCAGAAAGGTTATCCTGTTCTTTCTGTAAGAGTGAGAGAtggaaatttggaatttgaacaG ACTCAGTTCTTATCAAGCGGATCCTCAGGAGTTGGACAATGGATTGTCCCTATAACATTATGTTGCTGTTCATATAAATCTCAGGAAAAGTTCCTGCTGGAAACAAAATCTGACAAGATGAATTTAACTAAGCTTTGTGATTCTTTTGATAGCGGTAAAGGCGGAAAATTCTGGATAAAAGTTAATGTCAATCAAACTGGGTTTTATCGGGTGAACTATGATGATGAACTTGCTTCTAAACTTCAATATGCTATAGAGTCCCACCAGCTTACTGCAACAGATAGATTtg GTGTTCTTGATGACTCCTTTGCCTTAAGTATGGCTTGCAAGCAGACACTGTCGTCTTTATTATCTTTAATGGCTGCTTACAAGGAGGAGTCTGAATACACTCTGCTGTCACACATAATCACT ACAAGTTACAAGGTTGTCGACGTGGTTGCTGATGCTGCCCCAGAATTGGTAGATGACATCAAAACATTCTTTATAAGCCTTCTCCAATACCCTGCAGA GAAGTTAGGATGGGACCCGAAAGATGGTGAAAGCCACTTGGATGCAATGCTAAGAGGGGAGATTTTGACAGCTCTTGCTGAATTTGGGCATGATATTACAATTAATGAAGCAGTCAAGCGTTTTCATGCCTTTATGGAAGATAGAGATACATCTTTTCTCCCTCCAGATACACGAAAG GCTGCATATGTTGCTCTgatgaagacggtgaacaacTCGAATAAAGTAGGATATGAATCTCTTCTGAGGATTTACAGGGAAACTGATCTGAGCCAGGAGAAAGCCCGTATCTTAA GTGCTTTGGCTTCTAGTCCAGACCCCAGTGTTGTTCTGGAAGCACTAAATTTTCTGTTGTCTTCTGAG GTTCGAAATCAAGATGCCGTGTATGGTTTAGCAGGAATTAGCCGTGAGGGACGTGATATTGCATGGATGTGGTTGAAG GAAAACTGGGAACACATCTCAAAGACATGTGGCTCTGGATTTTTGATCACGCGCTTTATCAGTTCTATTGTGTCACCG TTCTCCTCGGATGAGAAAGGCGATGAAATAGAAAATTTCTTTGCTACCCGCTCGAAGCCTTCCATTTCTAGGACACTGAAGCAGAGTATCGAGCGAGTTAGGGTCAATGCGAAGTGGGTTAAAAGTATTCAGAGCGAGACTTCTCTGGGAGAAGTTGTGGAAGAGTTAGCGTACAGAGTATACTAA